A single window of Achromobacter xylosoxidans DNA harbors:
- a CDS encoding LysE family translocator, with product MSTATLLLFILASAVAIVTPGPTVLLAMSNGSRHGVRTACWGMGGAVLADFILVGAVASGLGVVLAASEVAFHVIKWAGAAYLAYLGWKMLRSDAALVLPAAEPGAARPVGLKLGLRSFVVALTNPKALLFMSAFLPQFINTQAPLLPQYATVAAVLALMNILTMLAYATLGAQLVRAFRGSGLRWLNRVCGSLMIGLAGTLALYRRSGA from the coding sequence ATGTCCACCGCCACGCTGCTGCTGTTCATCCTGGCCTCGGCCGTCGCCATCGTGACGCCCGGCCCGACCGTCCTGCTCGCCATGAGCAACGGCTCGCGCCACGGCGTGCGCACCGCCTGCTGGGGCATGGGCGGCGCGGTACTGGCGGATTTCATTCTGGTGGGCGCGGTCGCTTCCGGCCTGGGCGTGGTGCTGGCCGCCTCCGAAGTGGCCTTCCATGTCATCAAGTGGGCGGGCGCTGCCTACCTGGCCTATCTCGGCTGGAAGATGCTGCGCTCGGACGCCGCGCTGGTGCTGCCGGCCGCCGAACCCGGCGCCGCGCGGCCGGTGGGCCTGAAGCTGGGCCTGCGCAGCTTCGTGGTGGCGCTGACCAACCCGAAGGCGCTGCTGTTCATGTCGGCCTTCCTGCCGCAGTTCATCAATACCCAGGCGCCCCTGCTGCCGCAATACGCCACCGTGGCCGCCGTGCTGGCGCTGATGAACATCCTGACCATGCTGGCCTACGCCACCCTGGGCGCGCAGCTGGTGCGAGCCTTTCGCGGCTCGGGCCTGCGCTGGCTGAACCGGGTCTGCGGCTCGCTGATGATCGGGCTGGCCGGCACCCTGGCGCTGTACCGCCGCAGCGGCGCCTGA